The proteins below come from a single Mucilaginibacter mali genomic window:
- a CDS encoding SDR family oxidoreductase, producing MKLKDKVVIITGASSGIGRSLAYEFARRGASLVLAARQYVSLCQICEDIQKQFPVKAIAVQCDVSAEADCAQLVKQAITTFERVDVLINNAGISMRALFNDVDLAVLKTLMDVNFWGTVYCTKYALPEILKTKGSIVGVSSIAGYKGLPGRTGYSASKFAMNGFLDSLRVENLKAGVHVMTACPGFTASNIRNTALAKDGSQQGESSLDEQKMMSSDEVARLIADGVENRSRTLIMTGQGKLTVTLSKFIPAVLDKLVYNVFAKEKDPLLK from the coding sequence ATGAAGTTGAAAGATAAAGTTGTTATCATCACCGGCGCCTCATCAGGCATCGGCAGATCACTTGCTTACGAATTTGCCCGCCGGGGCGCTAGCCTTGTATTGGCAGCGCGGCAATATGTATCGCTGTGCCAAATTTGCGAGGATATCCAAAAGCAATTCCCGGTTAAGGCCATAGCTGTACAATGCGATGTAAGCGCGGAAGCAGACTGCGCGCAGCTGGTAAAACAAGCTATAACCACTTTTGAGCGGGTAGATGTCCTAATCAACAATGCCGGTATATCCATGCGGGCGCTCTTCAACGATGTTGACCTTGCTGTATTGAAAACTCTGATGGACGTAAACTTTTGGGGAACGGTTTACTGCACCAAATATGCCCTGCCCGAAATTTTGAAAACCAAGGGCAGTATAGTTGGTGTATCATCCATAGCAGGCTACAAAGGTTTACCGGGTCGTACAGGCTATTCGGCATCTAAATTTGCCATGAATGGTTTTCTTGATTCCTTACGGGTAGAGAATCTGAAAGCGGGCGTACACGTAATGACCGCCTGCCCCGGATTTACCGCATCCAACATCCGCAATACCGCTTTAGCCAAAGATGGCTCCCAACAGGGTGAAAGCAGTTTGGATGAACAGAAAATGATGTCATCGGACGAAGTAGCACGACTGATTGCTGATGGGGTAGAGAACCGTTCCCGCACGCTGATTATGACCGGACAGGGGAAACTGACCGTTACCCTAAGTAAGTTTATACCCGCTGTACTGGATAAACTGGTTTATAATGTTTTTGCTAAAGAGAAGGATCCGTTGTTGAAATAG
- a CDS encoding glycosyltransferase family 2 protein → MKLSIIIVNYNVCVLLRQALNTIIKACAGIEYEIFVVDNASTDNSVKMVTNEFPDVKLIANLKNMGFSKANNQALALAKGEYVLLINPDTITKKDTLSKTIEFMDKHPMAGGASVRMINPMGDFLPESKRGLDTQWSIFFKLTGLSKMFSKSRLNDRNHKYWSDEFETAEVDVLGATFMMLRRSVILRTGFFDERFFIYGEDIDLSYRIRRAGFKNYYFPKTYIIHFKGQSMRKYSWSFIRHYYGAMFIFAGKYLLRMPRLQLKGMGAILSPSYEVER, encoded by the coding sequence ATGAAGCTATCTATAATTATTGTTAACTATAATGTTTGTGTGCTGCTCCGGCAGGCGTTGAATACAATAATCAAGGCATGCGCGGGTATAGAATATGAGATATTTGTGGTAGATAATGCTTCAACGGATAACTCAGTGAAGATGGTTACCAACGAGTTCCCGGATGTAAAGCTGATCGCTAACCTGAAAAACATGGGTTTCTCTAAAGCCAATAACCAGGCGCTTGCACTGGCTAAGGGCGAGTACGTACTGCTCATTAATCCCGACACTATTACAAAAAAAGATACACTAAGTAAAACCATCGAGTTTATGGATAAACACCCCATGGCGGGTGGCGCGAGTGTGCGGATGATCAACCCGATGGGTGATTTCCTGCCCGAATCTAAACGTGGGCTGGATACGCAGTGGTCTATCTTTTTTAAACTGACCGGCCTTTCGAAAATGTTCTCGAAATCGCGATTGAACGATCGCAATCACAAATATTGGTCGGACGAGTTTGAGACGGCTGAGGTTGACGTGCTTGGCGCTACATTTATGATGTTGCGCCGGTCGGTAATATTGCGTACAGGCTTTTTTGATGAGCGCTTTTTTATCTACGGCGAGGATATCGACCTGTCGTACCGCATCCGCAGGGCAGGGTTTAAAAACTACTACTTTCCAAAAACATATATCATCCACTTCAAGGGGCAAAGCATGCGTAAATATAGCTGGTCTTTCATCAGGCATTATTACGGGGCGATGTTTATCTTCGCCGGTAAATATTTACTGCGGATGCCTCGCCTGCAACTGAAAGGCATGGGGGCAATCCTGTCGCCATCTTATGAAGTTGAAAGATAA
- the recR gene encoding recombination mediator RecR, with product MNFSSKLLENAVAEFSRLPGVGQKTALRLVLHLLNQDKADVERFSAAITKLRNEIQHCSVCHNISDSKVCGICASAKRDHGLICVVEDTRDVMAIENTNQYNGVYHVLGGLISPMDGIGPADLAVDQLVERMKTGEVREVIFALSATMEGDTTIFYLHKRLKDFSIAISTIARGIAFGGELEYVDEITLGRSIATRVPYENSLSR from the coding sequence ATGAACTTTTCATCGAAGCTGTTAGAGAATGCTGTGGCCGAGTTTTCGCGGCTGCCGGGAGTGGGGCAAAAGACCGCTTTACGTTTGGTGCTGCATCTGCTAAACCAGGACAAGGCCGATGTAGAACGCTTTAGCGCGGCCATTACCAAACTGCGTAACGAGATACAGCATTGCAGCGTTTGCCATAATATTTCGGATAGTAAAGTTTGCGGGATATGCGCGTCGGCCAAGCGAGATCATGGCCTGATCTGCGTGGTGGAGGATACCCGTGATGTAATGGCGATTGAGAACACTAACCAATATAACGGCGTGTACCATGTACTGGGCGGATTGATCTCGCCGATGGATGGCATTGGCCCGGCCGACCTGGCTGTTGATCAATTGGTGGAACGCATGAAAACCGGCGAAGTGCGCGAAGTTATTTTTGCACTCAGTGCTACCATGGAGGGGGATACCACTATCTTTTATTTGCACAAACGTTTAAAAGATTTTTCTATCGCCATATCAACTATTGCCCGCGGTATCGCTTTTGGCGGCGAACTGGAATATGTGGACGAAATAACCCTTGGCCGTTCTATTGCAACCCGTGTTCCTTACGAAAATTCCTTGTCGCGATAG
- a CDS encoding sodium:solute symporter: MSPAVLLSFIIGYFLVLILISYLTSRKASDNDTFFVANRNSKWYLVAFGMIGTALSGVTFISVPGKVGAPSGDQFAYFQFILGNAAGFIIIATVLLPLYYRMKLTSIYSYIESALGTWSYKTAAGIFLISRTIGSSFRLYLVVIVLQKFIFDNYGVPFWMTVLICLILIWSYTFKGGLKTIIITDSLQTFFLVTSVFLSIYFICRSLDMTVFQAAETIKNSSYSKIFFLNDFMSSKLHLTKQFLGGLFITIGMTGLDQDLMQKNLSLKNIKEAQKNMFSFIGVFVVINIFFLSVGALLYMYAAKNGITVDKTDYLYPTIALKYLGVVPAIVFMLGLTAATFATTDSALTALTTSFCVDFLGFNKKSDINSKSAVTTRHSVHIAFSVLMLLTIILFNAVNNDAVVGAIFKVASYTYGPLLGLYSFGLFVSKRQVNDKLTPFICVVSPTVCYFLSIHSKTILDGYVFDNELIIVNGLITFIGLWLFSSKKEGKMATA; this comes from the coding sequence ATGTCTCCAGCGGTACTATTGTCCTTCATCATCGGTTACTTTTTGGTGCTGATCTTAATATCCTATCTCACATCGCGTAAGGCTTCTGATAACGATACCTTTTTTGTGGCCAACCGCAACTCTAAATGGTATTTGGTGGCTTTTGGTATGATAGGTACTGCACTTAGCGGGGTTACCTTTATTTCGGTGCCGGGTAAGGTTGGCGCACCAAGTGGCGATCAATTTGCCTACTTCCAGTTTATACTGGGTAACGCGGCAGGTTTTATCATCATCGCTACGGTATTGCTGCCGCTGTATTACCGCATGAAGCTGACGTCCATCTACAGTTATATTGAAAGCGCGCTGGGCACCTGGAGTTATAAAACCGCTGCTGGCATCTTCCTCATCAGCCGTACCATCGGTTCATCGTTCAGGCTGTATTTGGTGGTTATTGTATTACAAAAATTTATTTTCGATAACTATGGCGTACCATTTTGGATGACAGTGCTGATCTGTTTGATACTGATCTGGTCGTACACATTTAAGGGCGGTTTAAAGACCATCATCATTACCGATAGCTTGCAGACATTCTTCCTGGTAACATCGGTATTTCTATCCATCTATTTTATTTGCCGCAGTTTAGATATGACCGTTTTCCAGGCAGCTGAAACTATTAAGAACAGCAGTTACTCTAAGATATTCTTCCTGAACGACTTTATGAGCAGCAAGCTGCATCTCACCAAACAGTTTTTAGGTGGTTTGTTCATTACTATTGGCATGACCGGCTTAGACCAGGACCTGATGCAGAAAAACCTGAGTTTGAAAAACATTAAGGAAGCGCAGAAAAACATGTTCAGCTTTATAGGTGTATTCGTAGTGATCAATATCTTCTTCCTGAGTGTGGGCGCTTTGTTATATATGTACGCGGCAAAGAACGGCATCACCGTAGACAAAACCGACTATCTGTATCCTACCATCGCCCTGAAATATTTGGGCGTTGTACCTGCCATTGTATTTATGCTGGGCTTAACAGCTGCTACTTTTGCCACCACCGATTCGGCCCTTACCGCATTAACAACATCGTTTTGCGTGGATTTCCTGGGCTTCAATAAAAAATCAGACATCAACAGTAAATCGGCAGTAACTACCCGCCACAGTGTGCATATTGCCTTTTCTGTTTTGATGTTGCTTACTATTATCCTGTTCAACGCCGTAAATAACGATGCGGTTGTGGGCGCCATATTTAAGGTGGCATCATACACTTACGGGCCACTATTGGGCTTATACTCTTTTGGTCTTTTTGTAAGCAAACGCCAGGTAAATGATAAGCTGACACCCTTTATTTGCGTTGTATCGCCAACGGTGTGTTATTTTTTAAGCATCCACTCTAAAACAATATTGGATGGTTACGTTTTTGATAACGAGTTGATCATCGTAAACGGGCTGATCACCTTTATCGGCTTGTGGCTGTTCTCATCAAAAAAAGAGGGCAAAATGGCCACGGCCTGA
- a CDS encoding LOG family protein, protein MTGDEKIRRAFENKDWQEIKVSDSWQIFKIMAEFVDGFEKLAKIGPCVSIFGSARTHNDNPYYKMSEDCARLLTERGYGVISGGGPGIMEAANKGAYEAGGKSVGLNIELPFEQFHNKYIDRDKLLEFDYFFVRKVMFMKYSQGFIILPGGFGTLDESFEAITLIQTGKIARFPIVFVGADYWKGLFEWVQEKMLNKEHNISPDDMNLFRVVDTPEEAVEHIFRFYEKYVLKPNF, encoded by the coding sequence ATGACTGGTGACGAAAAAATAAGACGCGCGTTTGAGAACAAAGACTGGCAGGAAATAAAAGTATCCGACTCATGGCAGATCTTCAAGATCATGGCCGAATTTGTGGATGGGTTTGAGAAACTGGCCAAGATAGGCCCTTGCGTATCCATCTTCGGTTCGGCGCGTACGCATAACGATAATCCTTATTACAAAATGTCGGAAGATTGCGCCCGGCTGCTAACCGAACGCGGCTATGGTGTAATTTCGGGTGGTGGCCCCGGTATTATGGAAGCTGCTAACAAAGGCGCTTATGAAGCCGGCGGTAAATCGGTAGGTTTAAATATCGAGTTACCGTTCGAGCAGTTCCATAATAAATATATCGATAGGGATAAATTACTGGAGTTCGATTACTTCTTCGTCCGTAAGGTAATGTTTATGAAATACTCTCAGGGTTTTATCATCCTGCCGGGTGGTTTCGGTACGCTTGATGAATCGTTCGAAGCGATAACGCTGATCCAAACTGGCAAGATCGCCCGCTTTCCCATTGTATTTGTGGGTGCCGATTACTGGAAGGGCCTGTTTGAATGGGTGCAGGAAAAAATGCTGAACAAAGAACATAACATCAGTCCGGATGATATGAACCTGTTCCGCGTGGTTGATACACCCGAAGAGGCAGTTGAACATATCTTCCGTTTCTACGAGAAGTATGTATTAAAGCCGAACTTCTAA
- a CDS encoding TCR/Tet family MFS transporter, with product MDQTAPTKRQAALGFIFATLLIDIMGFAIIIPVLPYLIKDLTHADISQVTAYGGWLMVAYAVMQFLCSPIVGNLSDKYGRRPVLLCSLLGFSIDYFLCAFAPTYGLLFIGRIIAGMTGASFTTASAYISDVSTPEKKAANFGLIGVAFGVGFILGQGIGGLLGGLNIHYPFIAAGALALLNALYGYFILPESLDKEHRRPFDWKRANPIGTLKQLAKYENVLGLAASLFLIYFAAQAVQSLWSYYTIEKFDWNPKLVGASLAVVGVLTALVQGGLIRITLPKLGQEKSIWMGLLCYSIGLILFAFASQSWMMFAFLVPYCLGGIAGPALQGYISNNVPKNAQGELQGGLTSLMSLSSIFGPLVMTQTFYFFTKKGAPIQFPGAPFLLGSVLMLASAILAVRNFRKQVNAKAV from the coding sequence ATGGATCAAACAGCCCCTACTAAACGCCAGGCGGCACTTGGCTTTATTTTCGCCACGTTGCTGATAGACATTATGGGTTTTGCCATTATTATTCCCGTATTGCCATATCTGATAAAAGATCTTACCCACGCCGACATCAGCCAGGTAACCGCTTATGGCGGGTGGTTAATGGTTGCTTATGCGGTGATGCAGTTTCTCTGTTCGCCAATTGTAGGTAACCTGAGCGATAAATATGGCAGGCGACCGGTGTTACTTTGTTCGTTACTGGGCTTTAGTATCGATTATTTTCTTTGCGCATTCGCGCCAACTTACGGCCTTTTATTTATCGGGCGCATTATTGCCGGAATGACAGGGGCCAGCTTTACTACTGCATCGGCTTATATATCCGACGTTAGCACACCTGAAAAAAAAGCGGCAAATTTTGGCCTGATCGGCGTTGCATTTGGCGTTGGCTTTATATTGGGTCAGGGCATTGGCGGGCTTTTAGGTGGCCTTAATATTCATTATCCATTTATTGCCGCAGGTGCGCTGGCGCTATTAAACGCCTTATATGGCTATTTTATTCTTCCCGAATCGCTTGATAAAGAACACCGCCGGCCATTTGACTGGAAACGCGCTAACCCTATCGGCACATTAAAACAGCTTGCTAAATATGAGAACGTATTGGGGTTGGCCGCTTCATTATTTCTGATCTATTTTGCCGCGCAGGCCGTGCAAAGTTTATGGTCGTATTACACTATCGAAAAATTTGACTGGAACCCCAAACTGGTAGGCGCTTCCCTGGCCGTTGTAGGGGTTTTAACAGCGTTGGTGCAAGGTGGCCTGATACGCATTACTCTGCCGAAACTCGGCCAGGAAAAAAGCATCTGGATGGGCTTACTTTGCTATAGTATTGGCCTGATATTATTTGCCTTTGCCAGCCAAAGTTGGATGATGTTTGCCTTTTTGGTTCCCTATTGCCTCGGCGGTATAGCAGGACCGGCATTGCAAGGTTATATCAGCAATAACGTCCCTAAAAATGCACAAGGCGAATTACAGGGCGGATTGACCAGCCTGATGAGTTTAAGCAGCATTTTTGGACCGTTGGTAATGACCCAAACATTTTATTTCTTCACCAAAAAAGGTGCACCTATTCAATTTCCTGGCGCACCTTTCTTATTAGGTTCTGTATTAATGCTGGCCAGCGCCATATTGGCCGTACGCAATTTCCGTAAACAAGTTAACGCGAAAGCGGTTTAA
- a CDS encoding TCR/Tet family MFS transporter, with protein MQEAPLSKLNTKKALSFIFVTIFVDVLGLGIIIPVMPKLLQQLGHVDIPAASEISGWLTFTYALMQVLFSPIMGNLSDRFGRRPILLISLLGFSVDYAFMAYAPSVFWLFVGRVIAGITGATMATATAYIADISTGDKRASNFGIVGAASGLGLIIGISVGAFLGEINLKFPFMAAAAAALANAAYGYFVLPESLDKEHRRAFDWKRANPLGSFKQLTKYRDLAGLATAFTLVYIAQKAVEYQLSFYVYEKFGWSMTQIWILGMFIGIVLIGIQGGLIRYLIPKWGLKKNIIIGLNAYGIGLTLIAIAQKDWLLYPFMIPYCLGGISGPALQGLITSKFPANEQGELQGGLALLSSISLIIGPLIMGYTFKFFSYRNSAIYFPGAPYILGAVLMLISVILVIRSLKKEVNL; from the coding sequence ATGCAGGAAGCACCACTATCAAAGCTTAATACTAAAAAGGCACTCAGCTTTATATTTGTTACCATTTTTGTTGATGTGCTGGGATTGGGCATTATTATCCCGGTTATGCCTAAGCTTTTACAGCAATTGGGCCATGTGGATATCCCGGCAGCGTCCGAGATCAGCGGATGGCTTACCTTTACCTACGCATTGATGCAGGTGCTTTTTTCGCCCATTATGGGCAACCTGAGCGATCGCTTTGGCCGCCGCCCTATCCTGTTGATATCATTACTGGGCTTCAGTGTCGATTACGCTTTTATGGCCTACGCCCCCTCTGTTTTTTGGCTATTTGTGGGGCGGGTGATTGCCGGCATTACCGGTGCTACCATGGCAACCGCTACGGCATATATTGCAGATATCAGCACTGGCGACAAGCGGGCATCAAACTTTGGTATTGTGGGTGCGGCATCGGGCCTGGGGCTGATCATCGGTATTTCGGTAGGCGCCTTCCTGGGCGAGATCAACCTTAAATTCCCTTTTATGGCCGCCGCGGCCGCTGCTTTGGCCAATGCCGCATACGGTTATTTTGTATTGCCAGAATCGCTTGACAAGGAGCATCGCCGGGCGTTTGACTGGAAGCGCGCCAACCCATTAGGATCGTTTAAACAACTAACCAAATACCGCGACCTGGCCGGGCTGGCCACAGCCTTTACACTGGTTTACATAGCGCAGAAGGCAGTAGAGTACCAGCTATCGTTTTACGTGTACGAAAAGTTTGGCTGGAGCATGACCCAGATATGGATACTTGGGATGTTCATCGGCATTGTGCTTATCGGCATACAGGGAGGGCTTATCCGCTACCTGATCCCCAAATGGGGTTTAAAGAAAAACATCATCATCGGCTTAAATGCTTACGGCATTGGGCTGACGCTGATCGCTATTGCCCAAAAAGATTGGCTTTTATATCCATTCATGATCCCCTACTGCCTTGGTGGCATCTCGGGCCCGGCTTTGCAGGGCCTTATTACCAGTAAATTCCCGGCTAACGAACAGGGCGAACTACAAGGCGGCCTGGCTTTATTATCAAGTATCAGTTTAATTATAGGCCCGCTGATAATGGGTTATACTTTTAAATTTTTCTCCTACCGTAATTCAGCCATATATTTTCCCGGCGCGCCGTATATCCTTGGCGCGGTACTGATGCTGATCAGTGTGATACTTGTTATCAGAAGTTTAAAAAAAGAGGTAAATTTATAG
- a CDS encoding response regulator transcription factor, with product MKQVIITFGLLITASLVLFRVASLYNLQGGNNMNWIAAFSILFLVIGIILSKKMFHKTVVITQEKPAVINDDKLQETGLSKRETEILLLVHDGLSNQQIADKLFISENTVKKHISNIFLKLNVERRTEAIKRAKELSVIA from the coding sequence ATGAAGCAAGTTATTATCACATTTGGCCTACTTATTACCGCATCGCTGGTGCTGTTTAGGGTTGCCAGTTTGTATAATCTGCAAGGCGGTAATAACATGAACTGGATAGCCGCTTTCAGTATCCTTTTCCTGGTGATCGGTATTATCCTCAGCAAAAAGATGTTTCATAAAACCGTTGTCATCACCCAGGAAAAACCAGCTGTAATTAACGACGATAAACTACAGGAAACCGGCCTGAGCAAGCGCGAAACCGAGATATTGCTGTTAGTTCATGATGGCCTCTCCAATCAACAAATAGCCGATAAGTTGTTTATCTCCGAAAACACGGTGAAGAAACATATCTCTAATATCTTCCTTAAATTGAACGTTGAACGCCGTACCGAAGCCATTAAACGGGCTAAAGAATTATCGGTGATAGCGTAA
- a CDS encoding DUF4199 domain-containing protein codes for MKKSVLRYGGYAALAELIFFVLTWLFIWAFAPSHKVQGYIGWVDLLCPLVFVYLGIRYYRDKVNNGNISFLQALKVGVLIVLVPALAYALIETIFALYIEPDFYDKLAKYDIEQYRKTLSAAQLDAKIKAINKQLVMNKNPFFNFTAMVLVITSLGVIVTIVSSLLLKQQNKEQSA; via the coding sequence ATGAAAAAATCAGTTTTACGTTATGGCGGGTACGCCGCTCTTGCCGAATTAATATTTTTTGTACTTACCTGGCTGTTTATATGGGCATTCGCACCCAGCCACAAGGTGCAGGGTTACATTGGCTGGGTAGACCTGCTCTGCCCGCTGGTGTTTGTTTATTTGGGCATACGCTATTATCGCGACAAGGTGAACAACGGCAATATCAGTTTTTTACAAGCCCTTAAAGTGGGGGTACTGATCGTGCTGGTCCCAGCGCTGGCTTACGCGCTGATAGAAACCATCTTCGCCCTTTACATCGAACCTGATTTTTATGATAAGCTGGCCAAATACGACATCGAACAATACCGTAAAACACTCAGCGCCGCTCAGCTCGACGCCAAGATAAAGGCCATTAACAAGCAACTGGTAATGAACAAAAATCCATTCTTCAATTTTACGGCTATGGTATTGGTCATCACATCGTTAGGTGTTATTGTAACCATCGTATCTTCGCTACTGCTAAAGCAGCAAAATAAAGAACAATCCGCATAA
- a CDS encoding DUF4199 domain-containing protein has translation MKTTIIRYGLYGAALQIVFFIIYWLILRVQITPENYNTQEITGYLEILASLCFVYFGIRYYRDQVNGHIITFGKALGIGLLISLIPAIAFGLLDQLYTKMVDPHFLEKWTNIQVEQLRKSTPPAEFPAKVKALKAEIETYSNPFIGWLVMFLTVFFIGVIVSAVSALILKRKTIKPNA, from the coding sequence ATGAAAACAACCATTATACGTTACGGGCTTTACGGGGCTGCGTTACAGATCGTATTCTTTATCATCTACTGGCTAATCCTGCGCGTTCAGATCACACCGGAAAACTATAACACGCAGGAAATAACCGGCTACCTGGAGATACTGGCGTCCCTATGTTTTGTGTATTTCGGCATCCGCTATTACCGCGACCAGGTTAATGGCCATATCATTACCTTTGGTAAGGCATTAGGCATAGGTTTGCTCATTAGTTTGATACCTGCCATCGCGTTCGGTTTACTGGATCAACTTTATACAAAAATGGTTGACCCACATTTTTTAGAGAAATGGACCAATATACAGGTAGAACAATTAAGAAAAAGCACGCCTCCTGCCGAATTTCCCGCTAAAGTAAAAGCCCTTAAGGCCGAAATAGAAACGTATAGCAACCCATTTATAGGCTGGCTGGTGATGTTTCTTACTGTGTTCTTTATCGGGGTGATCGTAAGCGCTGTTTCAGCATTGATACTAAAACGTAAAACCATTAAACCAAACGCATAA
- a CDS encoding VOC family protein: protein MNNLPTPKLGDVSAVTITTTNLEKSLAFYQQLGFHELFRSDFPFPLIKISDGAIQIMLRQDKNPYIALTYYVKNMDELIAGLEADGLTIATKPNPNDMVQRCLIKSPDGANISLVTFVDGFTQPTGATLLTMSPADYSKPEKYPNQICGIFGEFAHPVADFDVSLSFWQKLGFKLLTSHQMPYKWGILTDGLNIIGLHQTTDFSIPTITYFASDSKQKIDKIKVAGLTSYIEKGLNNITFTSPEKQQINLFKLGM from the coding sequence ATGAATAATTTACCTACGCCCAAACTTGGTGATGTAAGCGCGGTTACCATTACTACAACCAACCTGGAAAAGTCTTTAGCTTTTTACCAGCAACTTGGCTTTCACGAATTATTCAGGTCTGATTTTCCGTTTCCGTTGATAAAGATCAGTGATGGCGCGATACAGATTATGCTGCGGCAGGATAAAAATCCTTACATAGCCCTCACCTACTATGTAAAAAATATGGATGAACTGATTGCCGGTTTAGAAGCCGATGGCCTTACCATTGCTACCAAACCCAACCCGAATGATATGGTGCAGCGTTGCCTCATCAAATCGCCGGATGGCGCTAACATTAGCCTGGTTACTTTTGTTGACGGCTTTACACAACCTACAGGGGCTACTTTATTAACCATGTCGCCGGCAGATTATTCAAAGCCCGAGAAATATCCCAACCAAATCTGCGGCATATTTGGCGAATTCGCCCATCCCGTTGCCGATTTTGATGTATCGCTGAGTTTTTGGCAAAAGTTAGGCTTCAAACTATTAACCAGCCATCAAATGCCCTACAAATGGGGTATCCTTACCGATGGCCTGAACATCATCGGCCTGCATCAAACTACAGATTTCAGCATCCCGACCATCACCTACTTCGCATCAGACAGTAAACAAAAAATAGACAAAATTAAAGTGGCAGGATTAACCAGCTATATCGAAAAAGGCCTCAACAACATCACGTTCACCAGTCCCGAAAAACAACAGATCAACCTTTTTAAACTGGGGATGTAG
- a CDS encoding DUF502 domain-containing protein — protein MLRRIARALLRYFIKGLLVVVPLGAACLLVYWAVASVDNALNLSDILWVNPKTGKPTYIPGTGILTVVIVILIAGILVTNVITDPIKRWWYRWLNRLPLFKFLYFSIKDLTEAFVGDEKKFNEPVLVDVNEFGLKKVGFLTQKDLKSINLPGMVAVYFPYSYSFAGQVVIIEAEKVKPLDMKAADAMKFVISGGVSGMH, from the coding sequence ATGCTTAGACGAATTGCGCGCGCTTTATTACGTTACTTTATTAAGGGCTTGCTGGTTGTAGTGCCTTTGGGCGCTGCTTGTCTGCTGGTTTACTGGGCAGTAGCGAGTGTAGATAACGCCCTTAATCTAAGCGATATACTTTGGGTTAACCCCAAAACCGGTAAGCCAACTTATATTCCGGGCACGGGTATTTTAACGGTGGTCATCGTCATTCTTATTGCCGGCATACTGGTAACCAATGTAATTACCGACCCGATCAAGCGCTGGTGGTACCGCTGGCTTAACCGCTTGCCGCTGTTCAAGTTCCTGTATTTTTCTATTAAAGATCTTACCGAAGCCTTTGTAGGCGATGAAAAGAAATTCAACGAGCCGGTATTGGTTGATGTGAACGAGTTCGGTCTGAAAAAAGTAGGATTCCTTACCCAAAAAGATCTGAAGAGTATTAACCTGCCGGGCATGGTGGCTGTATATTTTCCCTATTCCTATTCGTTTGCCGGCCAGGTAGTGATCATCGAGGCCGAAAAGGTAAAACCCCTGGATATGAAAGCCGCCGACGCCATGAAATTTGTGATTTCGGGTGGCGTGAGCGGGATGCATTAG